A single Nostoc sp. PCC 7107 DNA region contains:
- a CDS encoding NAD(P)-dependent nickel-iron dehydrogenase subunit HoxY, with translation MNRLRLATVWLGGCSGCHMSFLDLDEWLIDLAGQVDFVYSPFADIKEYPHDVDVVLVEGAIANEEHLTTIRTVRERSKILISFGDCAVTGNVTALRNPLGSAEPVLQRCYIELVDLHPQIPQEPGIVPPLLDKVTPVHYVVPVDIYLPGCPPSATRIRAALEPLLQGEKPKLEGREFIKFG, from the coding sequence ATGAATCGCTTACGACTAGCAACAGTATGGTTAGGCGGCTGTTCCGGCTGTCACATGTCCTTTCTCGACTTAGACGAATGGCTAATTGATTTAGCAGGACAAGTTGATTTTGTTTACAGTCCCTTCGCGGATATTAAAGAATATCCCCATGATGTCGATGTAGTTTTAGTTGAAGGTGCGATCGCTAACGAAGAACATCTCACCACAATCCGCACCGTGCGAGAACGTTCCAAAATCTTAATTTCCTTTGGTGATTGTGCTGTGACTGGCAACGTCACCGCCTTACGCAATCCTTTAGGTAGCGCCGAACCAGTACTTCAGCGATGTTACATCGAATTAGTTGATCTTCATCCTCAAATACCCCAAGAACCAGGCATAGTCCCCCCATTACTAGATAAAGTCACACCTGTACATTATGTCGTCCCCGTTGATATTTATTTACCCGGCTGTCCACCCTCAGCAACTCGCATCCGCGCCGCATTAGAGCCACTGTTACAAGGAGAAAAACCCAAACTCGAAGGACGCGAATTCATCAAATTTGGTTGA
- a CDS encoding DUF3122 domain-containing protein — protein sequence MKLRRIRQTFWWLLLASILTICIFLVLRNPTSQTAIAAVTRLEAAPGEILYRSQTKLDDQSGHVWQAVLFKQIYPHQKISLNLRLVGFPNSAELIHPQPLKITTADGKIFTAADVFLDEAPAPTIGQYDFKDILPQLPNEALQLAIPLPKQKFIHISVPQSVVQEWHQVLTSKK from the coding sequence ATGAAACTCCGTCGCATTCGACAAACATTTTGGTGGCTGCTATTGGCAAGTATTTTGACAATATGTATATTCCTGGTTTTAAGAAACCCCACATCACAAACAGCAATCGCGGCTGTCACACGTTTAGAAGCAGCACCAGGCGAAATACTTTATCGCTCACAAACAAAATTAGATGACCAATCAGGACACGTTTGGCAAGCGGTTCTGTTTAAGCAAATTTATCCTCATCAAAAGATCAGTTTAAATCTGCGCCTAGTCGGTTTCCCTAACTCAGCCGAATTGATTCATCCCCAACCGCTCAAAATCACCACCGCTGACGGCAAGATTTTTACTGCTGCTGACGTGTTCTTAGATGAAGCCCCAGCACCAACTATCGGTCAATACGACTTTAAAGATATCTTGCCCCAATTACCTAACGAAGCCCTACAACTAGCAATACCATTACCCAAACAAAAGTTTATTCACATCTCCGTCCCTCAATCCGTCGTGCAAGAGTGGCATCAGGTATTAACAAGTAAAAAGTAA
- the hoxU gene encoding bidirectional hydrogenase complex protein HoxU, giving the protein MTVKTLTINDQLISAHEEETVLEAAQAAGIHIPTLCHLNGVEDVGACRLCLVEIAGSNKLQPACVTKINEGMEVYTHSDRLQKYRRTIVEMLFAEGNHICSVCVANGNCELQDLAIEMGMDHVRLEYHFPNRKVDVSHERFGIDHNRCVLCTRCVRVCDEIEGAHTWDMAGRGTNSHVITDLSQPWGTSSTCTSCGKCVNACPTGAIFYQASSVGEMKHDRDKLDFLVTARKKQQWNL; this is encoded by the coding sequence ATGACAGTTAAAACTTTAACAATCAACGACCAACTTATTAGCGCTCACGAAGAAGAAACTGTCTTAGAAGCGGCGCAAGCAGCAGGAATTCATATTCCGACATTGTGCCATTTAAACGGCGTGGAGGATGTGGGCGCTTGTCGGCTGTGTTTAGTAGAGATTGCTGGGAGTAATAAATTACAGCCTGCTTGCGTGACAAAAATTAACGAAGGAATGGAGGTGTATACACATAGCGATCGCCTGCAAAAATACCGCCGTACAATTGTCGAAATGCTGTTTGCAGAAGGTAATCACATCTGTTCGGTGTGTGTCGCTAATGGTAATTGTGAATTACAAGACTTAGCGATTGAAATGGGGATGGATCATGTACGTTTAGAATATCACTTCCCCAATCGCAAAGTAGATGTTTCCCACGAGCGCTTCGGTATTGATCATAACCGATGTGTGCTGTGTACTCGTTGTGTCCGTGTTTGTGACGAAATTGAAGGCGCTCACACTTGGGATATGGCAGGTAGGGGTACAAACTCTCACGTTATTACTGACTTGAGTCAGCCGTGGGGAACATCGTCAACTTGTACCTCCTGCGGTAAATGTGTCAACGCTTGCCCCACAGGTGCGATTTTCTACCAAGCTTCTAGCGTTGGGGAAATGAAACATGATCGGGACAAACTTGATTTTTTAGTTACTGCAAGGAAAAAACAGCAATGGAATCTTTAG
- a CDS encoding NuoF family protein, which translates to MELNELLEIAKQEKSQAKPVHIRCCTAAGCLSANSQSIKQELDAGIKAEGLEKDVQVSGVGCMRLCCKGPLVQVDTPAGSKLYEKVTIQNASAIIEALDGGKICVSEIDLSQPFFSYQQPIVLENSGKIDPEKIQSYIAVEGYQALYHVLREMTPNEVVETVTRSGLRGRGGAGYPTGIKWATVAKAKSGRKFVICNADEGDPGAFMDRSVLESDPHRVLEGMAIAGYAVGASQGYIYVRAEYPIAIHRLQTAIHQAQRLSLLGSQIFDSPFDFKIDIRIGAGAYVCGEETALMESIEGKRGLPHPRPPYPAESGLWGHPTLINNVETFANIAPIIRKGADWFASIGTDKSKGTKVFALAGKIRNTGLIEVPMGTSLRQIVEEIGGGIPDGGIAKAVQTGGPSGGCIPASAFDTPVDYESLTNLGSMMGSGGMIVMDQTTNMVDVARFFMEFCMDESCGKCIPCRVGIVQLHGLLTKLMQSKATHADLALLEELCDLVKNTSLCGLGQSAPNPVFSTLRYFRKEYLELITGDK; encoded by the coding sequence ATGGAATTAAATGAATTATTAGAAATCGCCAAACAAGAAAAATCTCAAGCTAAACCAGTACATATTCGCTGTTGTACAGCGGCTGGTTGTTTATCTGCTAATTCCCAAAGTATTAAACAAGAACTTGATGCAGGTATTAAAGCTGAAGGTTTAGAAAAAGACGTGCAAGTTTCTGGTGTTGGCTGTATGCGTTTATGCTGTAAAGGGCCATTAGTGCAAGTTGACACCCCAGCCGGAAGCAAGCTTTACGAAAAAGTTACCATTCAAAACGCATCTGCCATTATTGAAGCGTTAGACGGTGGTAAAATCTGTGTTTCAGAAATAGATTTATCCCAGCCATTCTTTAGTTATCAACAGCCAATTGTTTTAGAAAATAGCGGCAAAATTGACCCAGAAAAGATTCAATCTTATATTGCGGTTGAAGGTTATCAAGCTCTTTACCATGTGTTGCGTGAGATGACACCTAACGAGGTAGTTGAGACAGTTACCCGTAGTGGGTTGCGTGGCAGAGGTGGTGCGGGTTATCCCACAGGAATAAAATGGGCGACTGTTGCTAAAGCAAAAAGCGGCCGCAAATTTGTCATTTGTAACGCTGATGAAGGTGATCCCGGTGCATTTATGGATCGCAGTGTGCTAGAAAGTGATCCCCATCGCGTATTAGAAGGAATGGCGATCGCTGGCTATGCTGTAGGAGCCAGCCAAGGTTATATTTATGTTCGGGCAGAATATCCCATTGCCATTCATCGTTTGCAAACCGCAATTCATCAAGCCCAACGCCTAAGTTTATTAGGTAGCCAAATCTTTGATTCTCCCTTTGACTTCAAAATCGATATCCGCATCGGTGCAGGGGCTTATGTGTGCGGCGAAGAAACCGCCTTAATGGAAAGCATCGAAGGCAAACGCGGCCTACCTCATCCTCGTCCACCCTATCCGGCAGAATCTGGTTTATGGGGTCATCCTACATTAATTAATAACGTCGAAACCTTTGCCAATATTGCTCCAATTATTCGTAAAGGTGCTGATTGGTTTGCCAGTATTGGTACAGACAAAAGCAAAGGAACAAAAGTTTTTGCCCTAGCTGGCAAAATCCGCAACACAGGTTTAATTGAAGTCCCAATGGGAACTTCTCTGCGACAAATTGTCGAAGAAATAGGAGGCGGTATTCCCGATGGTGGTATTGCTAAAGCCGTACAAACAGGTGGCCCTTCTGGGGGATGTATTCCTGCTTCGGCATTTGATACACCTGTAGATTATGAATCCCTAACAAACCTCGGTTCGATGATGGGTTCTGGCGGCATGATTGTTATGGATCAAACCACCAACATGGTTGATGTTGCAAGATTCTTTATGGAATTTTGTATGGATGAATCCTGTGGTAAGTGCATTCCTTGTCGTGTGGGAATTGTGCAGCTACATGGATTATTAACCAAACTGATGCAAAGCAAAGCAACCCACGCTGATTTGGCATTACTGGAAGAACTGTGCGATCTGGTAAAAAACACCAGCTTGTGTGGTTTGGGACAGTCTGCACCAAATCCGGTATTTAGTACATTGCGCTATTTCCGGAAAGAGTATTTGGAGTTGATTACAGGTGACAAGTGA
- the hoxE gene encoding bidirectional hydrogenase complex protein HoxE, which translates to MTIASPVVLHHPSGDKRLKMLDATMKRHQYQQDALIEILHKAQELYGYLEPDLLLYIAHNLKLPPSQVYGVATFYHLFSLAPQGVHRCVVCTGTACYVKGAQAILANVEKITRIRAGETTANKQLSLLTARCLGACGIAPAVVFDGTVLGNQNPESVGERIQEWLENGIK; encoded by the coding sequence ATGACAATTGCTTCTCCTGTAGTTCTGCACCATCCCAGTGGAGATAAACGCCTGAAGATGCTGGACGCAACCATGAAGCGTCACCAGTATCAACAAGATGCCTTAATTGAAATTCTCCACAAAGCCCAAGAACTTTATGGTTATTTAGAACCCGATTTATTACTTTATATTGCCCATAATTTAAAACTTCCCCCTAGTCAAGTTTACGGGGTAGCTACTTTTTACCATTTATTTTCTTTAGCGCCTCAAGGTGTTCATCGTTGTGTAGTTTGTACCGGGACTGCTTGTTATGTCAAAGGCGCTCAGGCAATTTTGGCCAATGTAGAAAAAATTACGCGGATTCGGGCGGGCGAAACTACAGCTAACAAACAATTATCACTATTAACAGCAAGATGTTTAGGAGCTTGCGGGATTGCGCCTGCTGTAGTATTTGATGGCACAGTCTTAGGTAATCAAAACCCAGAATCAGTTGGAGAACGCATCCAAGAATGGCTGGAAAATGGAATTAAATGA
- a CDS encoding universal stress protein: MLEKILVALDRSEMGQEVFQQALSLAKVMSAQLLLLHVLSPEEEGSPYIPMLSNVDYYPGLSGQSLDLYQKQWDSFKDEGVRMLQAFCAQANLADVKAEFSQVLGNPGNTICKMAAEWNADLIVMGHRGRSGLAEFFLGSVSNYVLHHANYSVYIVHYPRNLKSSEKTVVEAAENVSVS; the protein is encoded by the coding sequence ATGCTGGAAAAGATTTTAGTGGCATTAGATCGGTCAGAAATGGGACAAGAGGTTTTTCAGCAAGCATTGTCTTTAGCAAAAGTCATGTCAGCCCAACTATTATTGCTGCATGTTCTGTCCCCAGAAGAAGAAGGTAGCCCTTACATTCCCATGTTATCTAACGTTGATTACTATCCAGGTTTGAGTGGTCAAAGTTTAGATTTATATCAAAAACAATGGGATAGCTTTAAAGATGAAGGCGTGCGGATGTTGCAGGCTTTTTGCGCTCAAGCAAACTTGGCAGATGTGAAAGCAGAGTTTAGCCAAGTTTTGGGCAACCCTGGCAATACTATTTGTAAAATGGCTGCTGAATGGAATGCAGACTTAATTGTGATGGGACATCGTGGGCGTTCTGGTTTAGCAGAATTTTTCTTAGGTAGTGTGAGTAACTATGTGCTGCACCACGCTAATTATTCAGTTTATATCGTGCATTATCCTCGCAATTTGAAAAGCTCAGAAAAAACTGTTGTGGAAGCAGCGGAAAATGTCAGCGTCTCTTAA
- a CDS encoding protein phosphatase 2C domain-containing protein, giving the protein MISTERIIYCINPSCDRPANSIEERICTNCQTPLIHRYLWATGTLAANILPETQVAERYEVIQQQIWLDTQPGLPPETLQDLPQAVIPYLKLYQQQLHLPQVYGFAFFENEDNILLLENAPIDITGNLYPTIANAWEQATAVRQVYWLWQILQLWQPLAELEVEQSLIIPDNSRVQGWCVRLLELHPTPADEKLSLHDLGKSWQSLIALAQPQIAQSLQKIVEQMCDRAVDLEIITTQLNTLLLSAAAELPLSLQVAGATDIGTELTQNEDTCYPSTDEPYHPLIPRLSMVCDGIGGHQGGEVASQMAVQSLKLQIRALLAEVAEQTEPVAPKLLQEQLEASLRVVNNLISSRNDEQKRQGRERMATTLVMALQLPQRIATISGWTSDNAHELYLANIGDSRAYWITRNYCQLLTVDDDVAWREVRYGRSLYRQALQRQDATALTQALGTKDAESLRLSIQRFIIDEEGLLLLCSDGLSDNDWVENSWQDFAIPVLTGEASIAETVQNLINLANQKNGHDNTSVVLTLCRLSKEYLVPVTTVSPPEEIVEPETPEIEEPALTESAQALLDLDLTEEPIPPPIPTPIKKPHQRKPLANLGGLLAVFVGGTTLGLFAWWLLNPQTFQQMCGKLPQPIQSVCPQRQ; this is encoded by the coding sequence ATGATTTCTACTGAACGCATAATTTATTGCATAAATCCTAGCTGCGATCGCCCGGCTAATTCTATAGAAGAGCGCATCTGTACCAATTGTCAAACTCCCTTAATTCACCGTTACCTCTGGGCGACTGGTACTTTAGCCGCCAACATCTTACCCGAAACCCAAGTTGCAGAGCGATATGAAGTTATTCAACAACAAATCTGGCTAGATACTCAACCAGGGCTACCACCAGAAACTTTACAAGACTTACCACAAGCTGTTATTCCTTATTTAAAACTATATCAACAGCAATTACATCTTCCTCAAGTTTATGGGTTTGCTTTTTTTGAGAATGAAGATAATATTCTGTTGCTAGAAAATGCCCCAATAGACATAACAGGAAACTTATACCCCACGATAGCTAATGCTTGGGAACAAGCTACAGCAGTTAGACAAGTTTATTGGCTATGGCAAATTCTCCAACTTTGGCAACCGTTAGCAGAACTAGAAGTTGAGCAAAGTTTAATAATTCCCGATAACTCAAGAGTACAAGGTTGGTGTGTGCGGTTGTTAGAACTGCATCCCACCCCAGCCGATGAAAAACTCAGCTTACATGATTTAGGAAAGTCTTGGCAGTCTTTGATAGCATTAGCCCAACCACAAATCGCGCAATCATTACAGAAGATAGTTGAGCAAATGTGCGATCGCGCAGTAGATTTAGAAATTATCACAACTCAACTGAATACACTGTTACTCTCAGCTGCTGCCGAATTACCTCTTAGTTTGCAAGTTGCAGGTGCAACAGACATCGGCACAGAACTCACCCAAAACGAAGACACTTGTTACCCAAGCACCGATGAACCATATCATCCACTCATCCCACGCTTATCGATGGTTTGTGATGGTATTGGTGGACATCAAGGTGGTGAAGTTGCCAGCCAAATGGCAGTACAATCATTAAAATTGCAAATCCGTGCTTTATTAGCAGAAGTCGCCGAACAAACTGAACCCGTAGCGCCAAAATTATTGCAAGAACAGCTAGAAGCAAGTTTGCGGGTAGTCAATAATTTAATTTCCTCCCGCAATGATGAGCAAAAACGCCAAGGTAGAGAACGAATGGCGACAACCTTGGTGATGGCGTTGCAATTACCCCAAAGAATCGCCACAATTTCTGGATGGACATCTGATAACGCCCATGAACTTTATTTAGCTAATATTGGCGATAGCCGCGCTTACTGGATAACCCGTAACTACTGCCAATTACTCACCGTGGATGATGATGTCGCTTGGCGAGAAGTGCGTTATGGCAGGAGTTTATATCGTCAAGCTCTCCAGAGACAAGATGCAACGGCTTTGACTCAAGCATTAGGCACAAAAGATGCGGAATCTCTGCGATTATCAATTCAAAGATTCATCATTGATGAAGAAGGGCTATTATTGCTGTGTTCTGATGGTTTAAGTGATAACGATTGGGTAGAAAATTCTTGGCAAGATTTTGCTATTCCTGTGTTAACAGGTGAAGCTTCCATTGCCGAAACCGTGCAGAATTTGATTAATCTTGCCAACCAAAAAAATGGTCATGATAATACTTCCGTTGTTCTCACCCTTTGTCGGCTGTCTAAAGAATATTTAGTACCAGTAACAACAGTATCTCCACCAGAAGAGATTGTCGAACCAGAAACACCAGAAATAGAAGAACCTGCTTTGACAGAAAGCGCCCAAGCCTTATTAGACTTGGATTTGACAGAGGAACCAATACCTCCACCAATACCCACACCAATCAAAAAACCTCATCAACGTAAGCCTTTAGCAAACCTTGGCGGATTATTAGCCGTGTTCGTTGGCGGAACAACTCTGGGATTATTCGCTTGGTGGCTACTAAATCCCCAAACCTTTCAACAAATGTGTGGAAAATTACCCCAACCAATACAGTCAGTCTGTCCACAGCGTCAGTAA
- a CDS encoding ferredoxin-thioredoxin reductase variable chain, with the protein MAVEMLVEPQKLGVNVLMKVGDRVRVNESVVVYHHPEHRSQAFDLKGSEGEIVDIVTQWQGRPVSANLPVLVQFSKKFKAHLRENELEII; encoded by the coding sequence ATGGCTGTGGAGATGCTTGTGGAACCGCAAAAGCTAGGTGTAAATGTTCTTATGAAAGTTGGCGATCGCGTCCGTGTTAATGAATCGGTAGTAGTCTACCATCATCCTGAACATCGCTCTCAAGCTTTTGACCTCAAAGGCTCAGAAGGCGAAATCGTGGATATTGTGACTCAATGGCAAGGTAGACCTGTAAGTGCTAACTTGCCAGTATTAGTTCAGTTTAGTAAAAAATTTAAAGCCCACTTGCGTGAGAATGAGTTAGAAATTATCTAA
- a CDS encoding YdcF family protein, which translates to MFLYLSKLLPLFFYPLGLASVSLVVALITVWKQPRTATAAIAFSLSLLLFCSNAWVAKALVRSLEWQNLPPQQMPNAEAIVVLGGATKSAFFPRPDVDLSEQGDRVIYAAQLYRQKKAPLIITSGGRVEWRNGGTPESTDMASILTEIGVPPQAIIQDPDSLNTYQNAVNVKKILQSRGIEKVLLVTSSMHMPRSLKIFQRQGIDATPAPTDFLVTQGELQELGSTPKAALLNLLPDTDNLHQFTSALKEYIGSFIYSLRGWL; encoded by the coding sequence ATGTTTTTATACCTTTCTAAGTTGTTACCACTGTTTTTTTATCCTTTGGGATTAGCCAGTGTGAGTTTAGTGGTGGCTTTGATCACAGTGTGGAAACAACCGCGCACTGCAACAGCAGCGATCGCCTTTTCTTTAAGTTTATTATTATTTTGTAGTAATGCTTGGGTGGCTAAGGCATTGGTGCGATCGCTCGAATGGCAAAATCTCCCACCTCAGCAAATGCCAAATGCGGAAGCAATTGTGGTTTTGGGTGGTGCAACTAAATCAGCTTTTTTTCCTCGACCTGACGTTGATTTAAGTGAACAAGGCGATCGCGTAATTTATGCAGCACAGCTATATCGTCAAAAAAAAGCGCCTTTGATTATTACAAGTGGTGGTAGGGTGGAATGGCGAAATGGTGGTACACCAGAATCTACAGACATGGCCAGTATTCTGACAGAAATCGGTGTACCACCACAGGCAATTATTCAAGACCCCGATTCTCTCAATACTTATCAAAATGCGGTGAATGTCAAGAAAATTTTGCAGTCTCGTGGTATTGAAAAAGTATTATTGGTAACTTCGTCCATGCACATGCCGCGATCGCTGAAAATTTTCCAACGTCAAGGGATTGATGCTACTCCTGCGCCAACAGATTTTCTTGTGACTCAAGGTGAACTGCAAGAACTGGGTAGCACCCCCAAAGCTGCATTACTCAACTTATTACCCGATACAGATAACCTACATCAATTTACTAGTGCTTTAAAAGAATATATTGGTAGTTTTATCTATAGCTTGCGTGGTTGGCTGTAA
- a CDS encoding AAA family ATPase: MTEVTLPALIQQMLQPGFYPHPVTEPIQLSQTHVSYVLLTGDYAYKLKKPVNFGFLDFSTLEKRRHFCEEELRLNQRGAAELYLEVLPITLEREEYRLGGTGEVVEYVVKMREFPQETLLSNLFAQAKLNEVNLEELGRVVAQYHAKTETNDYIRTFGEVSQVRAAFDENYEQTEKYIGGPQTQQQFDESKAYTDKFFAEKSELFQKRIQNHRIRECHGDLHLRNICLWQDKILLFDCIEFNEPFRFVDVMFDIAYAVMDLEAQERQDLSNAYLNTYLEQTGDWEGLEVLPIYLNRQSYVRAKVTSFLLDDPGVPAEVKQEAAKTAAKYYKLAWEYTQPKQGKLILMSGLSGSGKSTTAKYLARQFNAIHIRSDAVRKHLGRISLSERGGDDLYTPEMTQKTYTRLLNLGTILANQGFTVILDAKYDRQQHRQEAIAKTQKYQLPLQIVHCTAPVEVIQERLINRTGDIADATVDLLASQLKQAEAFTEAEAPYVYTWDTTQANGIQFKLLSENRV; this comes from the coding sequence ATGACAGAAGTAACTCTTCCAGCTTTAATTCAACAGATGTTACAGCCGGGATTTTATCCCCATCCTGTAACAGAACCTATTCAACTCAGCCAAACCCACGTTTCTTATGTGCTGCTGACGGGAGATTACGCCTATAAGCTGAAGAAACCAGTAAATTTTGGGTTTTTGGATTTTTCGACTTTGGAAAAGCGGCGGCATTTTTGCGAGGAAGAGTTGCGCCTCAATCAACGGGGAGCCGCTGAACTGTATTTGGAAGTGTTACCAATAACCCTGGAAAGAGAAGAATATCGTCTAGGGGGAACAGGAGAAGTTGTAGAGTATGTAGTCAAAATGCGTGAGTTTCCCCAAGAAACCCTATTGAGTAACTTATTTGCACAGGCTAAGTTGAATGAAGTTAACTTGGAAGAATTGGGACGGGTTGTAGCTCAGTATCATGCCAAAACCGAAACAAATGATTACATACGCACTTTTGGCGAAGTATCGCAAGTACGAGCAGCATTTGATGAAAATTACGAGCAAACTGAGAAATATATCGGTGGCCCCCAGACACAGCAGCAATTTGACGAAAGCAAAGCTTATACAGATAAATTTTTTGCGGAAAAGTCAGAGTTATTTCAAAAACGAATTCAAAATCACCGTATTCGGGAATGTCATGGAGACTTACACCTCCGCAATATTTGTTTGTGGCAAGATAAAATTTTGTTATTTGACTGCATAGAGTTTAACGAACCCTTCCGCTTTGTTGATGTCATGTTCGATATTGCTTATGCGGTGATGGATTTGGAAGCACAAGAACGTCAAGACTTAAGTAATGCTTATTTAAATACTTATTTAGAGCAGACTGGCGATTGGGAAGGCTTAGAGGTATTGCCTATATATTTAAATCGGCAGTCTTATGTAAGGGCAAAGGTAACGTCATTTTTACTGGATGATCCTGGTGTACCAGCAGAAGTTAAACAAGAAGCGGCAAAAACCGCAGCCAAGTATTACAAGCTGGCTTGGGAATACACTCAACCCAAACAAGGAAAGCTGATTTTAATGTCGGGGTTGTCAGGTTCGGGGAAGAGTACAACCGCAAAATATTTAGCTCGACAATTTAATGCGATTCACATTCGCTCAGATGCAGTGCGTAAGCATTTGGGGAGAATTTCTTTGTCAGAACGTGGTGGAGATGATTTGTATACGCCAGAAATGACGCAGAAAACATATACACGGTTGTTGAACTTGGGAACTATACTAGCTAATCAAGGTTTCACTGTGATTTTAGATGCCAAGTATGACCGACAACAACATCGCCAAGAAGCGATCGCCAAAACACAAAAGTATCAACTTCCTCTCCAGATTGTCCACTGCACAGCACCAGTCGAAGTAATTCAAGAACGGTTGATCAACCGGACTGGTGATATTGCTGATGCTACGGTAGATTTATTAGCATCACAACTTAAACAAGCTGAAGCTTTTACTGAAGCAGAAGCACCTTATGTTTACACTTGGGATACCACTCAAGCAAACGGGATACAATTCAAACTTCTGAGCGAGAACAGGGTTTAA
- the rplY gene encoding 50S ribosomal protein L25 encodes MAVTVESQKRPEGIKPNALRRSGLIPANVYGHNGTESISLAIDAKVVERLLKKAAVNKTEIELSIPDLEWTGKTVLKEVQVHPAKGTPYHLSFYAGNNKG; translated from the coding sequence ATGGCTGTGACAGTTGAATCTCAAAAGCGTCCAGAAGGCATTAAACCAAATGCTTTGCGTCGTTCTGGCTTAATCCCCGCCAATGTGTACGGACATAACGGTACAGAGTCTATTTCTTTGGCAATTGATGCCAAAGTTGTTGAGCGTCTGCTGAAAAAAGCTGCTGTCAACAAGACCGAAATTGAACTTAGCATTCCTGATCTGGAGTGGACAGGTAAAACAGTTTTAAAGGAAGTTCAAGTTCATCCAGCCAAGGGTACACCTTACCATTTGAGTTTTTATGCTGGTAATAATAAAGGTTAG